From the genome of Streptomyces sp. NBC_00659, one region includes:
- a CDS encoding PPA1309 family protein: MSNTPMAASPLTRAVLEIDEYASGLGWDQPARLFALVDTARLRAQEPGLAAQLGLEHEQKTTGLTPVEQEEIPAGKPLDEFLGTIAWPDAVVGCALTVERLMLPPSAENAVPEGLSGKKLTQWVAAHPDRQEVRMTVGVLRDGTRDSALRLREKDAATEVLTGAGLVPGLAEALSATFAD, encoded by the coding sequence ATGTCCAACACTCCCATGGCAGCGAGCCCCCTGACCCGGGCCGTACTCGAGATCGACGAGTACGCATCCGGCCTCGGCTGGGACCAGCCCGCCCGCCTTTTCGCCCTCGTAGACACCGCACGGCTGCGGGCCCAGGAACCCGGCCTCGCCGCTCAGCTCGGCCTGGAGCACGAGCAGAAGACCACCGGTCTCACCCCCGTCGAGCAGGAGGAGATCCCTGCCGGCAAGCCGCTGGACGAGTTCCTCGGCACCATCGCCTGGCCCGACGCCGTCGTCGGCTGCGCGCTCACCGTGGAGCGGCTGATGCTGCCGCCGTCCGCGGAGAACGCGGTCCCGGAGGGGCTGAGCGGCAAGAAGCTCACCCAGTGGGTCGCGGCACACCCGGACCGCCAGGAGGTGCGCATGACGGTCGGTGTCCTGCGCGACGGCACCCGCGACTCGGCGCTGCGGCTGCGCGAGAAGGACGCGGCGACGGAGGTGCTCACCGGCGCGGGCCTCGTGCCGGGCCTGGCGGAGGCGCTGTCGGCGACATTCGCGGACTGA